Proteins encoded within one genomic window of Spirulina major PCC 6313:
- a CDS encoding glycosyltransferase family 4 protein: protein MKILFIITRADVAGGAQLYLRDLASKLVEHRVMVLTGVKGKFNDVLANSKIESIACPTFKNNINPLEDWQTLDFIKFTIRQFHPDLVVTHSSKAGILGRLATKQCSVPSIFTAHGWSFTKGISEPKRTIYQWIEQWISSFTDQIICVSEYDIQLALRAGIEAHRLTKIYSGIQDISPNLRASLSNSDPVKIIMTARFEPQKDHQTLLMALQGLTGVELNLLEDGPLMDKYQKMANDLGIAHCVKFLGFSPNVAEHLAQSQIFVLITNWEGFPISTLEAMRAGLPTIVSDVNGCSEAIVEGETGYVIPHGDVETLRSRLKTLISDPQLRISMGNAARKRYEQHYTFEMMYERTLEVYQQVVNSQ from the coding sequence ATGAAGATCTTATTCATTATCACTAGGGCAGATGTTGCAGGAGGGGCACAATTATATCTAAGAGACTTAGCAAGTAAGTTAGTTGAGCACCGAGTTATGGTTTTAACAGGTGTAAAAGGAAAATTCAATGATGTCTTGGCAAATTCAAAGATAGAATCAATTGCTTGCCCTACATTTAAAAATAATATTAATCCTCTAGAAGATTGGCAGACTTTAGATTTTATCAAGTTTACAATTCGTCAATTTCATCCCGATCTAGTTGTCACGCATTCAAGTAAAGCGGGGATCTTGGGAAGATTGGCTACTAAACAATGCTCTGTCCCATCCATTTTTACTGCCCATGGTTGGTCTTTTACTAAAGGAATTTCAGAACCAAAGCGTACTATTTACCAATGGATTGAACAGTGGATTTCAAGTTTTACAGACCAAATTATTTGTGTATCAGAGTATGATATTCAACTAGCGCTCAGGGCAGGTATTGAAGCACATCGCTTAACTAAAATATACTCTGGTATTCAAGATATTTCACCAAACTTGAGAGCTAGTCTTTCTAATAGTGATCCAGTTAAAATTATCATGACGGCTCGTTTCGAGCCACAGAAAGATCATCAAACACTCTTGATGGCTTTACAAGGTTTAACTGGAGTAGAACTCAATCTTTTAGAAGATGGCCCGCTCATGGACAAATACCAAAAGATGGCTAACGATTTAGGCATTGCCCATTGTGTGAAATTTTTGGGATTTTCTCCTAATGTGGCTGAGCACCTTGCCCAATCACAAATTTTTGTATTAATTACCAATTGGGAAGGTTTTCCTATTTCTACCCTTGAAGCAATGCGAGCAGGTTTACCGACAATTGTTTCAGATGTCAATGGTTGCTCTGAAGCGATTGTTGAAGGAGAAACGGGCTACGTTATTCCTCATGGTGATGTGGAAACATTACGCTCACGATTGAAAACACTGATTAGCGATCCACAGCTCCGCATTAGCATGGGCAATGCCGCACGAAAACGATATGAACAACACTATACCTTCGAGATGATGTATGAACGTACTTTAGAAGTCTATCAGCAGGTAGTCAATTCCCAATGA
- a CDS encoding NAD-dependent epimerase/dehydratase family protein produces MTGATGLTGKLFLQQLQTVLPEQKLHCLIRSNSNKEIISDVKLHFNFCTGDSSEQHSWSHILKTISVETIIHLAQLRHVSTILQSLTELNIFPRLIIIGTTGVYSRYNQYSSDYKIAEDELRHYEGTYCLLRPTMIYGSHRDKNLHKLIRFCDRHQFFPVFGSGQSLLQPVHADDLAQALLAVLLNPQIEGAYDLSGGTVVTFLELLALVEKLLGKPVRPLRVPYNLGLWSATLAETLLRERSPIRREQILRLQEDKAYSHEAATRDFGYAPRSLEVGLTQEIEILRAEGII; encoded by the coding sequence ATGACAGGAGCTACCGGATTAACAGGTAAGCTTTTTTTGCAACAATTACAAACAGTTTTGCCAGAGCAAAAACTACACTGCTTAATTCGTAGCAATAGCAACAAAGAGATTATTTCTGATGTCAAACTACACTTCAATTTTTGCACTGGAGATAGTTCTGAGCAGCACAGTTGGAGCCATATACTCAAAACAATCTCAGTGGAAACAATTATTCATCTTGCCCAGCTTCGTCATGTTTCCACGATTCTTCAATCCCTTACCGAGCTAAACATTTTCCCTCGTTTAATTATCATTGGGACAACAGGAGTTTATTCACGATATAATCAGTATTCTTCAGACTACAAAATAGCAGAAGACGAGCTTCGTCATTATGAGGGAACCTATTGTCTACTACGTCCCACCATGATCTATGGTTCCCATCGAGATAAGAACCTCCATAAATTAATCAGGTTTTGCGATCGCCACCAATTCTTCCCCGTCTTTGGCTCCGGGCAATCCCTCCTCCAACCTGTCCACGCTGACGATCTAGCCCAAGCCCTCCTCGCCGTCCTGCTCAATCCCCAAATTGAGGGAGCTTACGACCTCTCCGGGGGAACCGTCGTCACCTTCCTAGAACTCCTCGCCCTCGTTGAAAAGCTCCTGGGTAAACCCGTCCGCCCCCTGCGAGTTCCCTACAACCTTGGCCTCTGGTCAGCAACCCTCGCAGAAACCCTTTTAAGAGAGCGATCGCCCATTCGTCGCGAACAAATTCTTAGGCTTCAAGAAGACAAAGCCTATTCCCACGAAGCGGCTACACGAGATTTTGGCTACGCTCCACGATCGCTCGAAGTTGGACTCACCCAAGAAATCGAAATCTTACGCGCAGAGGGCATAATTTGA